Proteins encoded within one genomic window of Sphingomonas cannabina:
- a CDS encoding MucR family transcriptional regulator translates to MSDENSLNAVELATELTIAWLGNQNNRVAADEVPAFLRTMHATINELSSASGPADGEQSGAESPEEFTPAVSVRKSLASRDHIISMIDGKPYRTLRRHLSTHGLTPEEYRARYNLKPDYPMVAPNYSEQRRAMAHKIGLGAKGRAARGAAKPARKPRAKATAES, encoded by the coding sequence ATGTCCGACGAGAATTCTCTGAACGCTGTCGAGCTTGCAACCGAGCTTACCATTGCGTGGCTCGGCAATCAGAATAACCGCGTCGCAGCCGACGAAGTGCCGGCATTCCTGCGCACGATGCACGCGACGATCAATGAATTGTCGAGCGCTTCCGGCCCTGCGGATGGCGAGCAAAGCGGCGCAGAATCGCCCGAAGAATTCACGCCGGCGGTGTCGGTGCGCAAGTCGCTTGCGTCAAGGGATCACATCATTTCGATGATCGACGGCAAGCCTTACCGGACGCTGCGCCGCCATCTTTCGACCCATGGTTTGACGCCGGAAGAATATCGCGCGCGCTACAATTTGAAGCCCGATTACCCGATGGTCGCGCCGAACTATTCGGAGCAGCGCCGCGCGATGGCGCACAAGATCGGGCTTGGTGCAAAGGGACGCGCAGCCAGGGGCGCGGCGAAGCCGGCGCGTAAACCGCGCGCGAAAGCGACGGCAGAAAGCTGA
- a CDS encoding DUF6602 domain-containing protein — protein sequence MDGQRLREFWNQEVSALLAVYRQFETLLPHPVTEGAEHRGEDGRYVEVLIRSYLQKYLPRDLEVLTGFVLRPAVKTGKNDRARSKDTDAHSSQLDIIVYDTGTYPVFQRMGDTVIVPPEGVVAVLSVKKKLRGADIAAECKALLNVSHICRCDQGKPEQRRRGPFLALVGAAAELADSAVAKEKQIFQKLEEIYTPPVTFDDMVGFIGDLSGWHVFKARPPEKITEQNKKAKYRYLEQTEEHLHHGFQFLLSGILSVYYDETRRNIRRPGYTAFPKMPATHLGDIPFSELR from the coding sequence ATGGACGGTCAGAGGCTCCGCGAATTCTGGAATCAGGAAGTCAGCGCGCTCTTGGCCGTGTACCGGCAATTTGAAACGCTGCTGCCGCACCCTGTCACGGAAGGGGCGGAGCATCGGGGCGAGGATGGCCGCTACGTTGAGGTCTTGATACGCAGCTATCTCCAGAAATACCTGCCCAGAGATCTCGAGGTTCTCACCGGCTTCGTACTGCGGCCGGCCGTAAAAACCGGAAAGAACGACCGCGCCAGATCAAAGGACACGGACGCGCACTCAAGCCAGCTGGACATCATCGTTTATGACACGGGCACCTATCCGGTGTTTCAGCGTATGGGCGACACGGTGATCGTTCCGCCAGAGGGCGTAGTAGCCGTTCTGTCCGTCAAGAAGAAGCTTCGAGGCGCGGACATCGCCGCGGAGTGTAAGGCCCTGCTGAATGTCTCGCATATCTGCCGCTGTGATCAGGGCAAACCCGAGCAACGGCGCCGCGGACCCTTTCTGGCGTTAGTCGGCGCGGCCGCCGAGCTGGCCGACAGCGCCGTGGCCAAGGAAAAACAGATCTTCCAAAAACTGGAGGAGATCTACACGCCGCCTGTCACCTTCGACGACATGGTCGGCTTCATCGGTGACCTATCGGGGTGGCACGTCTTCAAAGCGAGGCCGCCGGAAAAGATCACGGAGCAGAACAAGAAGGCCAAATACCGCTATTTGGAGCAGACTGAGGAGCACCTGCACCACGGCTTCCAGTTCCTGCTGTCGGGCATTCTATCGGTCTATTACGATGAAACCCGGCGCAATATCAGGCGGCCTGGATATACGGCCTTTCCCAAAATGCCGGCAACCCACCTGGGTGATATCCCATTCAGCGAGCTTCGGTGA
- a CDS encoding SIR2 family protein produces MALAPTATQITVREVIARFEADFAAVARAIENGEFALWVGSGISRRAPDLGILIARAIEYLRVRAVEPATAATYLPALREAVELGGQDPAALEHRFTEPFATWPERGAIIDGAWNNYSRVLDIRVPGQANDFILWNAIDIRDAFANPAPPAAQHLCIAILILEGAVRTVASANWDGFIEAAVERLSNRLAGVLQVVVDPNQMREPPGRAQLLKFHGCIRYATQEPLVFRQYLTGSRTQIMEWPEAGQFAAMCNAVVNIATNQKALVLGLSIQDNNLQSVFSRAKQVNPWPWPCAPQAAAHVFCEDTIKQGQRDVLRIVYGDAYNDNVDDIHASSHLRAWAEQVLIALVLKLLAAKLVGFMTLFLDDAGKNPLAVPLTNSLHALRDAVADLATVDPADESRTRATVEGIALWSRLLSIFRTGALPAAPDAYEALSALPPYLVAGDANAQAMGLGRLAVGLALLQHGITTGHWTLDAPAGPEPGAGALRATATHPGAVERPVFLVKSATDAIALQSQGAFVNDNAIVVHGDDAWHRMVSATGSARRVRSAPGRTGHVGTTHISLGYLVEQCDNVDALQQAFVSELIL; encoded by the coding sequence GTGGCGCTGGCGCCAACCGCCACTCAGATAACCGTCCGCGAAGTGATCGCCAGATTCGAGGCCGATTTCGCCGCAGTGGCGCGCGCTATCGAAAATGGCGAGTTCGCTTTATGGGTTGGTTCGGGGATATCGCGGCGCGCGCCGGATCTCGGAATACTGATCGCCCGCGCTATCGAATATCTGCGCGTGCGCGCGGTCGAGCCCGCGACCGCCGCTACCTATCTCCCCGCGCTCAGGGAAGCGGTCGAGTTGGGAGGTCAGGACCCCGCCGCGCTCGAGCACCGATTCACGGAACCCTTCGCGACCTGGCCCGAGCGCGGCGCGATCATCGATGGTGCGTGGAACAATTATTCTCGGGTGTTGGACATCCGCGTTCCTGGGCAAGCAAACGACTTCATCCTGTGGAACGCGATAGACATTCGCGATGCCTTCGCGAACCCGGCGCCGCCCGCCGCGCAGCATTTGTGCATCGCGATCCTTATACTTGAGGGGGCGGTCCGCACCGTCGCGTCCGCCAACTGGGACGGGTTTATCGAGGCCGCAGTCGAACGGCTCAGCAACAGGCTGGCTGGCGTGCTGCAGGTCGTGGTCGATCCCAACCAGATGCGCGAGCCGCCGGGCAGGGCTCAGCTGCTCAAATTCCACGGATGCATACGTTACGCAACGCAGGAACCACTCGTGTTCCGGCAATATCTGACCGGTAGCCGCACGCAGATCATGGAGTGGCCGGAAGCTGGACAATTCGCCGCCATGTGCAACGCGGTGGTCAATATCGCGACCAATCAGAAGGCGCTGGTACTCGGCCTGTCGATCCAGGACAATAATCTCCAAAGCGTCTTCTCGCGCGCGAAGCAGGTCAATCCATGGCCTTGGCCCTGCGCGCCGCAGGCTGCAGCGCATGTCTTCTGCGAAGACACGATCAAGCAGGGCCAGCGCGACGTCCTGCGCATCGTCTATGGCGACGCCTACAACGACAATGTCGACGATATCCATGCGAGTTCGCACTTGCGCGCGTGGGCCGAACAAGTGCTGATCGCGCTCGTTCTGAAGCTGCTGGCGGCGAAGCTTGTGGGCTTCATGACGTTGTTTCTCGACGACGCCGGCAAGAACCCGTTGGCCGTACCTCTAACCAACTCGCTGCACGCGCTTCGCGACGCGGTGGCAGACTTGGCAACGGTCGATCCTGCCGATGAGAGCCGCACCCGGGCCACGGTCGAAGGGATTGCGCTTTGGTCGCGCCTGTTGTCGATCTTCAGAACGGGCGCCCTTCCCGCCGCACCTGACGCCTATGAGGCGCTCAGCGCGCTCCCGCCCTATCTAGTCGCCGGGGACGCGAACGCGCAGGCAATGGGGCTTGGCCGCCTCGCGGTCGGGCTGGCCCTGCTGCAGCACGGCATAACCACGGGTCATTGGACGCTTGATGCACCGGCAGGCCCTGAGCCGGGCGCAGGCGCGCTGCGCGCGACAGCGACGCATCCGGGCGCAGTCGAACGACCGGTATTTCTCGTGAAATCGGCGACCGACGCGATCGCGCTGCAGAGCCAAGGTGCTTTCGTCAACGATAATGCTATCGTCGTTCATGGCGATGACGCTTGGCACAGGATGGTGAGCGCGACGGGGAGCGCGCGACGGGTCCGCAGCGCGCCCGGCCGGACCGGACATGTCGGAACCACGCATATCAGCCTCGGCTATCTGGTCGAACAGTGCGATAATGTGGATGCGCTGCAACAGGCGTTTGTCTCGGAGTTGATCCTGTGA
- a CDS encoding HEPN domain-containing protein: MKTGVDHLPPAKQRELERVVQILFEEFGDATAIATSDWKKQARILKVILYGSYARGGWVDEPHTAKGYQSDFDLLIIVNHEKLTDRVEFWSSAEDRLNRELAITRTLRTPVNFIVHTLQEVNDGLAHGRYFFMDIARDGIALYESDSTELHQPKPKTPQQALAMAKEYFDDWYPSGGEFYDNFRFNLSQGRLNNAAFQLHQAAERLYHCVLLVCTFYTPHVHNLGFLRTQAERIDPRLIDAWPRDNRMDRARFEKLKEAYVKARYSKHYRISVEELTWLGERVEELGRVVQVICEERIAALEASVAA; this comes from the coding sequence ATGAAGACCGGCGTCGATCATCTGCCCCCAGCCAAGCAGCGCGAGCTGGAGCGCGTCGTGCAAATCCTCTTCGAGGAGTTCGGCGACGCGACCGCGATCGCCACGTCCGACTGGAAGAAGCAGGCACGCATCCTCAAGGTGATCCTCTACGGCAGCTATGCGCGCGGCGGCTGGGTCGACGAGCCGCATACCGCCAAGGGCTACCAGTCCGACTTCGACCTGCTCATCATCGTCAATCACGAGAAGCTCACCGACCGGGTGGAGTTCTGGTCGTCGGCCGAGGACCGGCTCAACCGCGAGCTGGCGATCACCAGGACGCTGCGGACGCCGGTCAACTTCATCGTTCACACGCTTCAGGAGGTGAACGATGGCCTCGCGCACGGGCGCTATTTCTTCATGGATATCGCCCGCGACGGCATCGCGCTTTACGAGAGCGACAGTACCGAGCTGCACCAGCCCAAGCCCAAAACGCCGCAGCAGGCACTGGCGATGGCGAAGGAATATTTTGACGACTGGTATCCGAGCGGGGGAGAATTCTACGACAACTTCCGCTTTAATCTATCGCAAGGTCGGCTGAACAACGCGGCGTTTCAGCTCCACCAAGCTGCCGAACGGCTCTACCACTGCGTGCTGCTGGTCTGCACCTTTTACACCCCGCACGTGCATAATCTCGGCTTCCTGCGCACGCAGGCCGAGCGGATCGATCCAAGGCTGATCGATGCCTGGCCGCGCGACAACCGCATGGATCGCGCACGCTTCGAGAAGCTCAAGGAAGCCTATGTGAAGGCGCGCTACTCCAAGCATTACCGCATCAGTGTCGAGGAGCTGACGTGGCTCGGCGAGCGCGTCGAAGAACTCGGGCGCGTGGTGCAGGTGATCTGCGAAGAGCGTATCGCTGCGCTCGAGGCCAGCGTGGCCGCCTGA
- a CDS encoding ribbon-helix-helix domain-containing protein yields the protein MRTAKTRHQFYLPDDLSAKLDALALKPGASKTAILTDALNAWIERAGHNELDERFGPRLDRQSRIADRTEQKLDYLTEALGLFIRHQLTLTAHQPAFDAETNQLGRLRYDEFMKVVGRMHSRGDAASRLTQRQSPKMGMDK from the coding sequence ATGCGAACCGCCAAGACCCGGCACCAGTTCTACCTTCCCGATGACTTGTCGGCCAAGCTCGACGCGCTCGCGCTTAAACCCGGCGCATCGAAGACCGCGATCCTGACCGACGCGCTCAATGCCTGGATCGAGCGGGCGGGACACAATGAGCTGGACGAACGGTTTGGTCCCCGGCTCGACCGCCAGAGCCGGATCGCCGACCGGACCGAACAGAAGCTTGATTATCTCACCGAAGCGCTCGGCCTCTTCATCCGCCACCAGCTGACCCTCACCGCGCATCAGCCCGCATTCGATGCCGAGACCAATCAGCTCGGCCGGCTCCGCTACGACGAGTTCATGAAGGTTGTCGGCCGCATGCACTCGCGCGGCGACGCCGCGTCGCGCCTTACCCAGCGTCAATCCCCAAAAATGGGGATGGACAAATGA
- a CDS encoding helix-turn-helix domain-containing protein, whose translation MKDCTMRHMPRLSGGNLSPITLRIADACRITGIGRSKFYELIKAGEIEVVKVGAITLVPMSGIQALLERGRAGSAEHARCNLAGAIHPVLASAILTASIAGTPESIRRGLVSKDQGTRTKAEDSIVGRMIAALYGMQDGEAA comes from the coding sequence ATGAAGGATTGCACCATGCGTCACATGCCGAGGCTTTCGGGCGGCAATTTGTCGCCGATCACTCTGAGGATTGCGGATGCGTGCCGCATCACCGGCATTGGCCGCTCGAAGTTCTACGAGCTGATCAAGGCCGGCGAGATCGAAGTGGTCAAGGTTGGCGCGATCACGCTGGTGCCGATGTCGGGTATTCAGGCGCTGCTTGAGCGTGGCCGCGCGGGATCAGCCGAACATGCGCGATGCAATCTCGCTGGGGCCATACATCCCGTTTTGGCCAGTGCGATACTGACTGCGAGTATTGCAGGAACACCGGAATCAATCCGCCGTGGCTTGGTCTCGAAGGACCAGGGAACGCGGACGAAAGCCGAGGACAGTATAGTCGGGCGAATGATCGCGGCGCTCTATGGCATGCAGGATGGAGAGGCTGCTTAG
- a CDS encoding AAA family ATPase: MTGSILRELDITNFRSIRGHVYAPLDAKVVLIHGENGAGKTSLLSAIELALTGSVQSLHRADAGYAKQLLHRSATSGSVLVKTSGEAGEQSFETRLDAGGATAVGKLEQRLAAFFSERAYLPQSLLGQLLQIYQESGSGADSPLARFVGKLLGLDRLDALEAGLKPLVDIRNVRKVVDGWSGAETEKTRLERLLEGQRNTRATVAESLAAEFERLKAIAVQIAPDLGADEAALDALTAALEDKTDETALEALLDQVRQLGAIKREIAQAQGSAQGAATLPDADGAAAAYQRWETGDGTRVSAMRIRVEQLLPQASLPGDLGRFPDEALVQLRAATKAVSDRAAQARVDSARRAAAQSERDTALEQRNTIDAEVGSISSDSGSLASALAELASFLNDEICPVCDRNFSEEGKGTLGEHVHAKVRRLSGSAERLLALGRSRSEVQLSVERLEREIEALTSRILDPKALADLDRRAADLDAAVTELEGLADAFREGGRLRGEDVVARRAVTEAQSRTAALLGARETLGTFARALGAAGPGEGETFEAAAGRLELRLMAENKRLGDRVTMRREGLERVASIRTALARRAEIDAGIGKDMAAWRRADSALTRSQALRDEGIAIRNAVDRVRSAIIRREFNDRLNFLWRDLFVRLAPSEPFVPAFRIPPSGTQRLQPKLITEHRYGGEAGGTPGAMLSAGNLNTAALTLFIALHLSVPKELPWLILDDPVQSMDDVHIAHFAALLRTLSKEHGRQVLIAVHDRQLFEYLRLELSPAFPEDSLLTLELSRSQRRDTLCSHERFSFKEETALLAAA; this comes from the coding sequence ATGACTGGGTCTATCCTCAGGGAACTCGACATCACCAACTTCCGGAGCATTCGCGGCCATGTCTATGCGCCGCTGGACGCCAAGGTCGTGCTCATTCATGGTGAGAATGGCGCGGGCAAGACGAGCCTGCTCTCAGCGATCGAGCTGGCGCTCACCGGCAGCGTGCAGTCCTTGCACCGGGCTGATGCCGGCTATGCAAAGCAGCTGTTGCATCGCTCGGCTACCAGCGGCAGCGTCCTGGTTAAGACGTCCGGCGAAGCGGGCGAGCAAAGCTTCGAGACACGGCTCGATGCCGGTGGCGCGACGGCGGTCGGAAAGCTCGAGCAGCGGCTCGCGGCATTCTTCAGCGAACGGGCCTATCTGCCCCAATCGCTACTCGGGCAGCTGCTGCAGATCTACCAGGAATCGGGCTCGGGCGCGGACTCTCCGCTCGCCAGGTTCGTCGGCAAGCTGCTCGGACTAGACCGGCTCGACGCCCTGGAAGCGGGGCTCAAGCCGCTGGTCGATATTCGCAACGTTCGCAAGGTTGTGGACGGCTGGAGTGGCGCCGAGACCGAAAAGACACGGCTCGAACGGCTGCTCGAAGGCCAACGCAATACAAGAGCCACCGTTGCCGAGAGCCTGGCGGCGGAGTTCGAGCGGCTGAAGGCGATTGCGGTTCAGATTGCGCCCGACCTGGGTGCCGACGAAGCGGCGCTCGACGCACTGACCGCCGCACTCGAGGACAAGACCGATGAGACGGCGTTGGAAGCGCTTCTCGATCAGGTGCGCCAGCTCGGCGCGATCAAACGCGAAATCGCCCAAGCGCAGGGAAGCGCCCAAGGAGCGGCGACGCTTCCCGATGCCGACGGCGCGGCGGCCGCCTATCAGCGGTGGGAGACCGGCGATGGCACCCGGGTCTCCGCAATGCGCATCCGGGTAGAGCAACTGCTGCCACAGGCATCACTGCCGGGCGACCTTGGCCGGTTCCCAGATGAGGCGCTCGTCCAGCTGCGCGCGGCGACCAAGGCCGTGTCCGACCGGGCAGCCCAGGCGCGCGTTGACAGCGCCCGCCGCGCGGCCGCGCAGTCAGAGCGCGATACGGCACTGGAGCAGCGCAACACGATCGATGCGGAAGTCGGCTCGATCTCTAGCGATTCCGGGAGCCTCGCCTCGGCGCTGGCCGAACTGGCCAGCTTCCTGAACGATGAGATCTGCCCCGTCTGCGACCGGAATTTCAGCGAGGAAGGCAAGGGCACGCTCGGCGAGCATGTCCACGCCAAGGTGCGGCGACTCTCTGGATCTGCCGAACGGTTGCTGGCGCTCGGCCGCTCGCGCAGCGAGGTGCAATTGAGTGTCGAACGGCTGGAGCGCGAGATCGAGGCGTTGACCTCGCGTATCCTCGATCCGAAGGCGCTGGCTGATCTCGATCGGCGGGCAGCCGATCTAGATGCCGCTGTCACGGAGCTGGAAGGCCTGGCGGATGCCTTTCGCGAAGGTGGCAGGCTGCGCGGTGAGGATGTGGTGGCGCGTCGGGCCGTCACCGAGGCACAATCGCGCACCGCGGCGCTGCTCGGCGCGCGGGAGACACTCGGGACGTTCGCACGTGCGCTCGGCGCGGCCGGGCCGGGCGAAGGCGAAACATTCGAGGCAGCGGCGGGGCGGCTTGAGCTTAGGCTCATGGCCGAGAACAAGCGGCTCGGCGACCGCGTGACGATGCGCCGCGAGGGGCTGGAACGCGTCGCGTCGATCCGTACCGCCCTAGCGCGGCGCGCCGAGATCGACGCTGGCATTGGCAAGGACATGGCGGCGTGGCGCCGCGCCGACAGCGCGCTCACCCGGTCCCAGGCGCTCCGCGACGAAGGCATCGCCATTCGCAACGCCGTCGATCGGGTACGCTCGGCGATCATCCGGCGCGAATTCAACGACCGGCTGAATTTCTTGTGGCGCGATCTCTTCGTTCGGCTGGCACCGAGCGAACCATTCGTCCCGGCTTTCCGCATTCCGCCATCGGGTACACAGCGGCTGCAGCCCAAGCTCATCACCGAGCATCGTTATGGCGGCGAGGCAGGCGGCACGCCGGGCGCGATGCTCAGCGCCGGCAATCTCAATACCGCTGCGCTGACGCTTTTCATCGCGCTACACCTGTCAGTGCCGAAGGAGCTGCCCTGGCTGATCCTCGACGATCCCGTGCAGTCCATGGACGATGTCCATATCGCCCATTTCGCGGCGCTGCTCAGAACCCTATCGAAGGAGCATGGCCGCCAAGTGCTGATCGCGGTGCATGACCGGCAGCTGTTCGAATATCTCCGGCTGGAGCTCAGCCCCGCCTTCCCCGAGGACAGCCTATTGACGCTCGAGCTGTCGCGCAGTCAGCGACGCGACACCTTATGCAGCCATGAACGCTTTTCGTTCAAGGAAGAGACGGCACTGCTGGCGGCCGCCTAG
- the rlxS gene encoding relaxase/mobilization nuclease RlxS (I built this because a sul1 chimera in AMR looks like the C-terminus.) translates to MASARRFLWRHAQESASISRLLAHEPSFSAARRRDRLEALEGPPGHALIWRFHPRECVMAEDDFELWLGRIGKDRPFAHQLRKAANLAGGARRSSGGRARRFDGSRIGRGAGMGRVLGSSDRFAGFRSRRVIVKARFVKLAGKGASAAVAHLRYLQRDGTTREGERGSLYAADRDVADGKEFVERGAGDRHQFRFIVAPEDGAQYDDLKPLVRRWMKQVEQDLGTKLDWVAVDHFNTGHPHSHVLVRGVDDRGKDLIIAREYISRGLAERAAELVNLDLGPRTDREIFEARQREITQERFTGIDRKLLLAQGEDGLVSPVHRDSVEQSLRAARLGTLARMGLATQEGRGRYRLADDLEETLRAMGRRGDIIATMHAQLEERAPEVPPQDYAIYDPSEGKPLVGRVVARGLADEHNDRHYMIVAATDGRSHYVELGTGSPPEMIDHPRIVRVNPLVPAVRQADRTIAEIAATNGGIYSIDNHLRHDRSATQRFAEAHVRRLEAMRRGRGEVERLPDGSWKVAPDHLDRVLKFERQAVAARPVEIETLSGLRLDQMTRHDGVTWLDEQNVAKDPEPLERGFGAEVRRALALRRQWLVEQGLAWRDGDIIHFRSGMMNELRQRELRQVAGQLSKELGLGYVEHQGSSVEGTYCRAVQVGSAKYAVIEKSREFTLVPWRPVLERAIGKEVAGVVREGGISWTIGRSRGPTIGM, encoded by the coding sequence GTGGCGTCTGCACGTCGTTTTCTATGGAGGCATGCTCAGGAGAGTGCCTCCATTTCGAGATTGCTCGCTCATGAGCCCAGCTTTTCTGCGGCTCGCAGGCGAGATCGATTGGAGGCCCTTGAAGGGCCGCCCGGGCACGCCCTCATCTGGCGCTTTCACCCGAGAGAATGCGTCATGGCCGAGGATGATTTCGAGCTTTGGCTGGGCCGGATCGGCAAGGATCGGCCGTTCGCGCACCAGCTGCGCAAGGCGGCCAATCTGGCAGGTGGCGCCCGGCGATCGTCCGGTGGTCGCGCACGGCGCTTCGATGGCAGCCGGATCGGCCGCGGCGCGGGCATGGGCCGGGTGCTTGGATCGTCGGATCGCTTCGCTGGATTCCGCTCGCGCCGCGTGATCGTGAAAGCGCGCTTCGTGAAGCTCGCCGGCAAGGGCGCCAGCGCGGCGGTGGCGCACCTGCGCTATCTGCAGCGCGACGGCACCACCCGGGAAGGCGAGCGGGGATCGCTTTACGCCGCTGACCGCGATGTCGCCGACGGCAAGGAGTTCGTCGAGCGGGGAGCCGGCGACCGTCATCAGTTCCGCTTCATCGTCGCGCCGGAGGACGGCGCGCAGTATGACGACCTCAAGCCGCTGGTGCGGCGCTGGATGAAACAGGTCGAGCAGGATCTAGGCACGAAGCTCGACTGGGTGGCGGTCGACCACTTCAACACTGGTCATCCGCACAGCCACGTGCTGGTGCGTGGCGTCGATGATCGCGGCAAGGACCTGATCATCGCTCGCGAGTATATCAGCCGCGGGCTCGCCGAGCGCGCCGCCGAGCTGGTCAATCTCGATCTGGGTCCCCGCACCGACCGCGAGATCTTCGAGGCGCGCCAGCGGGAGATCACGCAGGAGCGGTTCACGGGGATCGACCGCAAGCTGCTGCTCGCGCAGGGTGAGGACGGCCTGGTCTCGCCCGTGCATCGCGACAGCGTTGAGCAAAGCCTGCGCGCCGCTCGCCTGGGCACGCTCGCGCGCATGGGGCTCGCCACCCAGGAAGGACGAGGCCGCTACCGTCTCGCCGATGACCTTGAGGAGACGCTGCGTGCGATGGGACGACGCGGCGACATCATCGCGACCATGCATGCACAGCTGGAGGAACGCGCACCGGAGGTCCCGCCGCAGGACTATGCGATCTATGACCCGTCCGAAGGCAAGCCACTCGTCGGCCGCGTGGTCGCGCGCGGGCTCGCAGACGAGCACAACGACCGCCATTACATGATCGTCGCCGCCACGGACGGGCGCAGCCACTATGTAGAGCTCGGCACCGGCTCGCCCCCCGAGATGATCGACCATCCCCGGATCGTGAGGGTGAACCCGCTCGTGCCCGCCGTGCGGCAGGCCGATCGAACCATTGCCGAAATCGCCGCGACAAACGGCGGCATTTACAGCATCGACAATCATCTCCGGCACGACAGGAGCGCTACACAGCGCTTTGCCGAGGCGCATGTGCGGCGGCTCGAGGCCATGCGCCGCGGCCGGGGAGAGGTCGAGCGGCTTCCCGACGGAAGCTGGAAGGTTGCCCCCGATCATCTCGACCGCGTGTTGAAGTTCGAGCGCCAGGCCGTCGCGGCTCGCCCGGTCGAGATCGAGACGCTGTCCGGGCTGCGCCTCGACCAGATGACCCGTCACGATGGCGTGACCTGGCTCGACGAGCAGAATGTGGCGAAGGACCCTGAGCCGCTGGAGCGCGGGTTCGGGGCAGAGGTGCGCCGGGCGCTGGCGCTTCGCCGGCAATGGCTGGTCGAGCAGGGGCTTGCCTGGCGCGATGGCGACATCATCCACTTCCGCTCCGGCATGATGAACGAGCTACGCCAGCGCGAGCTGCGGCAGGTGGCGGGGCAGCTCTCGAAGGAGCTGGGCCTCGGCTATGTCGAGCATCAGGGTAGCTCGGTCGAGGGCACCTATTGCAGGGCCGTGCAGGTCGGCTCCGCCAAGTACGCGGTGATCGAGAAGTCGAGGGAGTTCACGCTCGTGCCATGGCGCCCGGTGCTCGAGCGCGCGATCGGCAAGGAGGTGGCCGGTGTCGTGCGCGAAGGTGGCATCTCCTGGACCATTGGACGCAGCCGCGGACCCACGATCGGCATGTGA
- a CDS encoding sigma factor-like helix-turn-helix DNA-binding protein, with amino-acid sequence MGHDLPLHEVLRRIAQALDTMDELPRAVFERHRYRDLDYHQIAAELGITVREVERHLAAAMLHIMRCTEEDGGL; translated from the coding sequence ATGGGCCACGACCTTCCGCTTCACGAAGTGCTGCGCCGGATCGCGCAGGCGCTGGATACGATGGATGAACTGCCCCGCGCAGTGTTCGAACGGCACCGCTATCGCGACCTCGACTATCACCAGATCGCCGCCGAACTCGGCATCACGGTCAGGGAAGTCGAGCGTCATTTGGCCGCCGCAATGCTGCACATCATGCGGTGCACCGAGGAGGACGGCGGGCTTTAG